DNA sequence from the Bacteroidales bacterium genome:
AAAATCCACCAATACGCTAAAAAGAAATTCTCCATAATTTGTTGATTTTAAATTTGTTTATCTATTCCGTATTTGATTATTCAATGTTTTCAGAGTTACCTATTGTAGCCAACGCCTGTTAATCAGTGCCGTTTCGTCACCTAATAGTAAAGCTAGCAAAAAGCAATGAACTTGCCAAATGCATTATTAATCCTATTAGAATAATTACATTATCTGATACTGCTTTCATTATTTATTGAATCACTCAATGCTATGTTTTACGTCTGTTTTTTTACCCAAAAAGTTTCCAAATGCTATAGCCTTTTCTTCAACTAAATTTTTAATCGATTTGTTTTGTGGTTGAAAAAAGTCTGTTTCTACAATTACTTTATCATTCTTTATTGTTCGTTTCCATAGGCCTAAAACTTGTCCATTAATCACAATAATGGGTCTGAAAATTCCATTATCGGAAACAGCTTTTTTAAAATTTGCCAGAGGGAGCGAAGCACTTCTGTCCTTATAACTGATTAAAAATTCATCAAAAGCAGGTAATAGATATGTAGAATTATTATCACTTTGAGGTACAGAAAACGAATTGGTAAACCAGTATGTTTCCGAGCCTTTTTTCTCCGAAATAAAACCTGCCTTTACCATTTCTAAAGCATTTCTTGCATCGCTAACGGATAAGCCCGACCACCAAACGAAATCTTGTAATGTAGCAGGGCAGCGACTGGTGAAATATCTACTTGCTATTTTTTCTAGCGATTCTTCTCTTGTCTGGCTTTTAGTTTTCGGAACTCTTTCACTGAGCAGGGCGTATGTTTGCTTCTTATCCTTTATTGCTCCGCTACAAACTATACCGTCCAATTCAGCTCTCATCAAAATATGAGACGTTCTATTTTCGTCAGTAGCGATTTTAGCATTTTGAAGTATAGCAACTATCTCTTCCCTTGTTAAATGGTTTCCACCCAACAGTGCTTTTTGAATCAACTCATTGCTTTTATTAATAAGGGATTCGGTAAGTTCCAATCCTTGATGCCTCAATCTCAACGATGCTTTTATTTTAGGTGCTGTTAGCTCAAGCAACCAGTAAATATCCTCTGCCGAAACAAAATGCCAAGTTGGTCTTAGTAAATGTGTTCGGATAATTTCTCCCTGATCAATAGCTTTTTCTATTACTTCATTCGTAGAATTGGAAAGCCGAGCTCCAATAGCCCATTTTACCATAGCGTAATCCTGAGCCTGCATTGCACCCATCCACCCAACAATGTCTTTAACAGTTGTAAATTTTGTTGTTATGATTTGTTGGTTGATAAGTCGAATATTTGAAATGTCGATTAAAGTCATAGCGTATTGTTGACGGTTTAACTTACTTTTATATCTATAAGTTATTATTTTATTGATCTAAGTGTTATTAAGTGAGGTACTTTAATTGTCAATCAAATCCTGGCAAAAAGAATTCAACCTTTCCACAATTCGGGCAACTGTACAAATCAAAGGATTCGCGATACGAAAGCAGATCAAGTAAGCCACCCGAGGCAAGAATACTCGTTCCTTCGTGAAATTTATAATTCCCTTTAAAGTTTAATGAAACGCTGCATCTTAAGCAATTGATCTTTTTTAACCCTGAAGGTTTTTCATCAGCCTCCTGTTTAACTATTGCGAGATTATTACCACAATTGGGGCAAAACTCCGCAGATGATTCAATTTCCTGATTGCACTCTGGACAGATTTGCCTAAAATCGCTACTTTCAAGAACTCTTTCATCATCAAAACTATACTGGCAATTCCAGCATAGGTCAAAATTGTCTTCAACTTCAGCATTGCACTTGGGGCATTTCTTCATATTGAGCTAATTATCTGGTTAGATTTATTGAAAATAATTGTTTCGATTTACGTAATATTTGATCAATTGTAACTATTCGGGTTTATATTTCAGCAAACATTCTTTTGAAAGAATAGATTAAGTCACCTTTCGTTAAGCCCTGCTGAGTTCACGCAAAGTCGCAAAGCACGCCAAGGTAGAAAAAACTAAAGGTTTTTCTCTTTGCGCAGAATCCGTAGATTCAATTTGGTGTGATCCAATCTTAGTATTTCGGTTGAGTTTAACTTTGTTCTTCATCTATTTTACATTCTTTGCGGCTTAGCGACTTTGCGTGAGATTTTTTTATTGCCAAATAGTTTTTTATTTCTTTTCTTTTAAAACATATTTATCAAGAAGCCAACTCTTGTTCCACTTGATATCTCCCATACTATTTGTTATGTAATAAAGCGTTAAGAAGTTTAATTTAATCGCCGTCAAAAATGCTTTATCGGAATAACTTTGGTTTAAATCATCAAAAGGGGAATGATAATATTTCATCAACCACCTGTTTGTTCGCTTTAGCCCATTAATTCTGGGGTCAACGGCAGAGTTTCCGGGTATAATAAATATACTAGGGATTCCTTTTTTGATGAATGAAAATTGGTCTCCCCTTTCAACATAATCCTCTTCAAGCGATTTGCTTGCTGCAATTGTTAAATTCAGATTGCTTGCCGAGTAATCAATTGCATCGGATAAGTTTGAATGCAAATAACCAATGGGAATAATGCCCTTGGTTTCGAACAGATTTGCAATCATATCCAGGTTTAGGTTTGCTACTATTTTGCCGTTTCTAATTTCATTTCTATTGGCATAGTAATGAGAGCCAAGCAAGCCCTCCTCTTCGGCTGTATAACAAATAAAAATAGTAGATCGTTTTGGTTTTACGGGTAACTGACTAAAGGCTTTTCCAATTGTTATTGTGGCTGCAACGCCCGAGGCATTATCCAACATACCGTTGTATATTGAATCGCCTTTAATTTTCTTTCCTATTCCAAGATGATCAAGGTGAGCACCTATAACAACGTATTCATTTTTTAGGATTGAATCGGTGCCAGGTATAATCGAAACCACATTTTTACCATAAACACATTCGATATTTGCAGTGTATGAGCAGCTTATTGTCATGCCCAACTCCTTACTCATATTCTTACCGTTTTCAATACTTTTAAATTCTTTTGAAAAATGAAATCCTTTTAGATCAAAAACATCTTTA
Encoded proteins:
- a CDS encoding winged helix DNA-binding domain-containing protein, whose protein sequence is MTLIDISNIRLINQQIITTKFTTVKDIVGWMGAMQAQDYAMVKWAIGARLSNSTNEVIEKAIDQGEIIRTHLLRPTWHFVSAEDIYWLLELTAPKIKASLRLRHQGLELTESLINKSNELIQKALLGGNHLTREEIVAILQNAKIATDENRTSHILMRAELDGIVCSGAIKDKKQTYALLSERVPKTKSQTREESLEKIASRYFTSRCPATLQDFVWWSGLSVSDARNALEMVKAGFISEKKGSETYWFTNSFSVPQSDNNSTYLLPAFDEFLISYKDRSASLPLANFKKAVSDNGIFRPIIVINGQVLGLWKRTIKNDKVIVETDFFQPQNKSIKNLVEEKAIAFGNFLGKKTDVKHSIE
- a CDS encoding zinc-ribbon domain-containing protein — encoded protein: MKKCPKCNAEVEDNFDLCWNCQYSFDDERVLESSDFRQICPECNQEIESSAEFCPNCGNNLAIVKQEADEKPSGLKKINCLRCSVSLNFKGNYKFHEGTSILASGGLLDLLSYRESFDLYSCPNCGKVEFFLPGFD
- a CDS encoding M28 family peptidase, which codes for MLSLKKIYISGILFLSYLAAFSQKADDTAISAMNGIEYGYFFKHLKYLASDGLKGRDVGSEGLNMAANYVAEEFKKNGMLPFGDSGTYFQKILFIKPSIVASSIKFQVENNSKSLNGIYGKNVSFLVGAKSNNFNQKQSLVFVGYGNILPEDKINDYEGVDVRGKTVIVAVGGPKSIKNRAFDDILLKIHNAEKQGASGIILFYPKGRLFQNLIFRYVHGYLSKSTLYYADTSIHGSMSDVDLNLCVFAKISFIKDVFDLKGFHFSKEFKSIENGKNMSKELGMTISCSYTANIECVYGKNVVSIIPGTDSILKNEYVVIGAHLDHLGIGKKIKGDSIYNGMLDNASGVAATITIGKAFSQLPVKPKRSTIFICYTAEEEGLLGSHYYANRNEIRNGKIVANLNLDMIANLFETKGIIPIGYLHSNLSDAIDYSASNLNLTIAASKSLEEDYVERGDQFSFIKKGIPSIFIIPGNSAVDPRINGLKRTNRWLMKYYHSPFDDLNQSYSDKAFLTAIKLNFLTLYYITNSMGDIKWNKSWLLDKYVLKEKK